One genomic region from Colletes latitarsis isolate SP2378_abdomen chromosome 10, iyColLati1, whole genome shotgun sequence encodes:
- the LOC143346825 gene encoding dnaJ homolog subfamily C member 11: MDDDSDQDNPVEDDYYAFLNISKNATTEEISNAYHRQSRVYHPDKHRDPLIKKEAEVLFSRMKKAYEVLSDPHQRAIYDSVGIRGLETEGWEIVQRTKTPQEIREEYKRLVQEREERRLQQHTNPKGSITMNVNATDLFNRYDEDYEDSRDLLSCIEVSGMTFTQSIEAPLTLRDTVTMYGQLGTQNGTGSGSINVSARRLLSSKGWVEFDVGAGNGPMVSIKGFRTLTRRLFCDGATILQFTSRGIRPGLVGTLAMQLDKHTVGYLTYRAGIQSAMSTMIVRDTSSSYTALSIHLGILQSFVSLNYTYKMEEKQMKLRGSIKAGTFGVFVEYGAEKKVSRHSSLSAAVRVGLPTGVTLKVKLNRASQAYMFSIHLSDEVLPAPVFYATVLPIVTWTIVKKVVIDPLVKERKEREKEKQKEMNKSRTEEKRKEAKIATELMKATVSRIRTEEESKRGLIITKALYGRFVYPQEDRSSSDEHLHRDEVIDVTIPLQCLVKNSRLVLHDASKSQLPGFYDPCVGEDKQLLVQYLFRTRTHECIVKDNAPLRIPIPSHAVNTT; encoded by the exons ATGGACGACGATAGCGATCAGGATAATCCGGTCGAAGATGACTACTACGCATTCCTGAATATTTCTAAAAAC GCAACCACGGAAGAAATTAGCAATGCCTATCATAGGCAAAGCAGGGTATATCATCCTGATAAGCACAGAGATCCTTTAATCAAAAAAGAGGCAGAAGTTTTATTCAGTCGCATGAAAAAAGCTTATGAAG TTTTAAGCGATCCACATCAAAGAGCTATCTATGATTCGGTGGGAATTAGAGGATTAGAAACTGAAGGTTGGGAAATTGTGCAACGTACAAAAACTCCTCAGGAGATCAGAGAAGAGTATAAACGTCTTGTGCAAGAGAGGGAAGAGAGGAGGCTACAGCAACACACAAATCCCAAAGGCAGCATTACGATGAATGTAAATGCTACAGATCTGTTTAACAGATATGATGAAGACTATGAAGATAG TAGGGATCTCCTTTCGTGCATTGAAGTCAGTGGAATGACATTTACACAGTCTATTGAAGCACCTCTTACTTTAAGAGACACTGTAACTATGTATGGTCAGTTGGGTACACAAAATGGCACAGGTTCTGGTTCTATAAACGTCTCTGCGAGACGACTGCTTTCGTCGAAAGGTTGGGTAGAATTTGATGTGGGTGCCGGCAATGGACCGATGGTATCCATAAAAGGTTTCCGCACATTAACGAGGAGATTATTCTGTGACGGTGCGACGATATTACAATTTACGTCGCGCGGAATAAGACCCGGTCTTGTAGGAA CCCTTGCAATGCAATTAGATAAACATACGGTAGGGTATCTCACATATAGAGCAGGAATACAAAGTGCTATGAGTACAATGATAGTAAGAGATACGTCTAGTTCGTATACTGCATTGTCAATACACTTGGGTATCTTACAGTCTTTTGTCAGTCTTAATTATACCTATAAAATGGAGGAGAAGCAGATGAAGCTACGCGGAAGTATAAA GGCTGGAACATTCGGAGTATTCGTGGAATATGGAGCGGAGAAAAAAGTATCACGGCATAGTAGTCTTTCTGCGGCTGTACGCGTCGGATTACCAACAGGAGTCACTCTAAAAGTGAAATTGAATCGTGCCTCACAAGCGTACATGTTTTCGATTCACTTGAGCGACGAGGTTCTTCCGGCCCCTGTGTTTTATGCCACTGTACTACCTATAGTCACCTGGACTATCGTAAAAAAAGTCGTGATAGATCCTCTGGTGAAAGAACGAAAAGAGCGCGAAAAAGAGAAACAAAAAGAGATGAATAAATCGAGAACGGAAGAAAAACGAAAAGAAGCTAAAATTGCTACCGAATTAATGAAAGCCACAGTTAGCAGAATAAGAACCGAAGAGGAGTCGAAAAGAGGATTAATTATCACCAAAGCTTTGTACGGACGATTTGTGTATCCTCAAGAGGACCGATCTTCTTCGGATGAACATTTACATAGGGACGAAGTAATAGACGTAACCATTCCTTTGCAATGTTTGGTGAAAAACtctagactggttctacatgatGCATCCAAG AGCCAGTTACCTGGATTTTATGATCCATGCGTCGGAGAGGACAAACAATTGTTAGTACAATATTTGTTTCGTACTCGAACGCACGAATGTATTGTAAAGGACAACGCACCACTCAGAATACCAATACCAT CACACGCAGTAAATACAACATGA